TTAAGACGTATATTCAGCGGGAATAGCTGGTCAGCAGCAGAACCTCAATCCAGTTATCGCAGGTTGAAGCGCTTTCTTACCTTGCATACATTCTGTTATCAGTCGATTGCGAAGCTGCTACTTCATTGGTTACCAATGCAAACTTACACGCTCTGCCTGGACAGAACCAACTGGCAGCACGGCCAGAAAGACATCAACTTTCTGGTGCTTTCCATCGCATGGGAGGGCTGCTCAATCCCTATATTCTGGGAGCTTCTGCCAAAGAAAAGCAACAGCAATAGCCAAGAGCGAATAGATCTTATGATACGTTGCCTGGAGGTTATTCCAGCCGACAAGATTGAATGCCTTCTGGCAGATCGTGAGTTCATTGGCATTAAGTGGTTCCAATGGCTGATGGACAACAATATTCGCTTTCGTCTTCGCATTAAGGGAAATACGCCTGTTATTGGCAATAGCGGGAAGCAGATCAAAGCCTGGCAATTATTCAGCCACCTTCGTATAGGGTGCCAGGAAACCTGGATGACTCGGCGAACAGTTGCAGGGTTAAGCTTGCACATTGGCGCTCATCGATCACTTAAGGGACTGCTTATTGTGGTCAGCCCCAATCAACCAGACAACATGGTCAAAGACTATTA
Above is a window of Endozoicomonas montiporae CL-33 DNA encoding:
- a CDS encoding IS4 family transposase gives rise to the protein MHTFCYQSIAKLLLHWLPMQTYTLCLDRTNWQHGQKDINFLVLSIAWEGCSIPIFWELLPKKSNSNSQERIDLMIRCLEVIPADKIECLLADREFIGIKWFQWLMDNNIRFRLRIKGNTPVIGNSGKQIKAWQLFSHLRIGCQETWMTRRTVAGLSLHIGAHRSLKGLLIVVSPNQPDNMVKDYYRRWSIEVLFANLKSHGFDLESTHITDPEKLKKLMAVMAIAVLWCLRVGHWKHGPYNQLPLLSHWRPEKCLFRYGLDLLRRSLKNDFTRQERLFFELLQVLSPTYIGEHYKVVSPPSFRPECL